The Tenebrio molitor chromosome 2, icTenMoli1.1, whole genome shotgun sequence DNA segment CAgtgtgctatggaatggcctaccataGTCTGACAACATTGCTTCACCAacatttagtgaaaaaaatcgaaatccactaaacctatcattgtatttacatttgtcaaatatgagtgatctaattttacgacagttcaaaaatgcGTAATCGCAGTGTAACATATAGTTTAAAACCACCTTAGGGACAGAAAAATAACGGTGCTCATTACTGATAAAATTTCAGATGCTCTGCTGTGTTCCGGACTATTGAAACTGTTTGGTTATAAACTAACGCGAGGTGGGCATTTCCaacttaaatataacaatttgtactccccattgcctaaatcccatcccatttcttgtaacttgcttcccagtctcatttcaatattcgtttttaaaaCCAAAAGATTTTCTCCAGTGATTGTGTCGTCAttactaattttgattatttcttccCAAAGTGTAATTTCTTCGAAATTAAAAGTTATTGGAACCGCGTTTGGCGCAAGTCGCTTCATTTTGTCCCCATTGATTAATAACTGTTCCGCTAAAATCTTTAGCACAAGCATGGCtacttttgcgaattcttcactcttcgatttttaaattttaaaatctctttccaaattggctttgtttgctcatttgatggaaacttaaataaaagtatttaGCTACCCACGTAATTCGAAGAAGAAGACGCATAATTTGAGTTGCAATTTGGTACGCAAcacttaaatgacatttttaattcaatttgacgaatttgaccaaggacttgtcaaaatttattataaatgtcgaattcgtttcaaaatttttggaacaccgtaggtcatggaatggcctaccagggaatgtggcaacacagccagtgtccAGGCCTGTAACTTAAGACCGCCTTGCTAACAGTCGAAAGGGTAGTATCAATTCCGGTTCAAATTTTTCCGccaaactgacaaaaaaacacggTTTCCCCATCAACCCATAAagatttatgttaaaaattttgcaacagatggggctagttaccaaacgatttttttaggttagctgaaTCAACTTTAGACCCTTATTGGGACGGCGGTATGGAGCGCAGCGGAAGCTAGATGAAGTTGGCCATGGTTGCCTTTAGATTGTGGCGACCTCTATCGACGCACCACAACACGTACGTTATGTTAATTATGATAATGGAGATCTTCATTATATTGCCAACAAGTAattgttatttgtgtatcaaggccaaaaggtgcatctttttcgttcGAGTCTGGATTTTCTAGCCGaagcgcagccgaggcttgaaaacaggctaggACCAAAAAAGGCACTTTTaggcagaggtgcacattaaattttttaggtgaccgcacgaactacaaagcaaaaagacattagaaaaattacaaatttattttgtatctacttttttcaaatagataaatttattaatacatgttacaatttctttgttatagtattttttatcagtttgccaacaaaacgagaaatttactatttgcaatacaattacttgtttacataatttatggtgacaggacaattattgcGATTATCATCTGCGATGTGAGGTCAGAAAAGTGGGTCCGATAAAGGGAGACCCTCGAACTGCGCACAGATTCGGTGTGGCCGGATTGCGGCCATGGTCATACTTACCCTGTACATGGATGGCCGTTTTGCGGCGGATTTGAAATTGTACCTGAAAAGGTAAGGGCCGGATTGCGGCCGGTCGGCGAAATTATTATggatctttttatttaatcctAAAACGTCTATTACTTAGCATAAAAGCCCTGTTATAAATATCCAGCTCTTCAAAACTATGGTTAGTCTTAAGGGCCCTATACACCTAGCGTTTTGTTTGCAGTACTTGTATGCGCATTCATGTTTCCAATACATATGATGATTACATACTACAGGATTTGATAAAACACATGTGTACTACTAACATTCTATTCATGCATGCTGTCAAGTGTGTGGCTAATATATGTTCTtgtatacattattttgtatgGAAAGACAActagattttttattattaaaatctcgACCACACACCCAAAGTTAAGCCACACCGCAAAAATATCAAACACGTTTGATAGACTTATACTTGTATGAACATCCATCACGGCCGACAAAAATTGGTCACTCACTGTGATTTTACCAAATTTTGTTTGAGCAAACCGTGTGCTGtcatacaaattttcattcgTGTGTGGACAAGACTTGTATCTCATACGAATTTACGAAAACAAGTTTGACAAACATGCCAGAAAGTGTGTGTTTCTGATAAACTTGTATCACATACTTGCATGCGCAAGCAAATCCTGCAAACAAAACGCTAGGTGTATAGGGCCCTTTATAtcgagtgtttttttaaatttcacctcacagtaggcgttgaagagtcgattgtggacGCACCGCTCctgtaaaacgtaagatttaaacagctaatccgtgatccgtaacctgtagagtgcgttcacaatcgactcttcaacgcctactatgaggtgaaaaaaaaaacgatattGGTTAACCACACAAGTGGGGAAGTGATATTTAGTAAACGTAGTGAAGAGTTCATTCTTTTAGAGtcttttaaatacatactCTGAAAAAAGTACTACCAAACAAGGTGTGAACTGGTGTTGCACATTGAAGAGCTGCAATGTCAAAATCTATGTAAACGCAAGTCGAAAAGTTTTATCACTTTTTCAGGTGCATTTTAAACGGAAGATTTATAAGTCCATCGCCGCAATCCGGCCCTGCCCCTTTTTACCCGAATGCTATCACTGTCGCAATCCGGCCATCACCTTTCCAGGTACATTTTAAACGggagatttaaaatttgaccaTCGCCGCAATCCGGCCCTGCCCCACAGATTAGGAGACGGTAGTCAGGTCATTAGAAGGGTTGCTTAATCCTCAACTGAACTGCGCTCAGCACTTATGCAGGTACTAAATATATGGTATATTTGTTTCTGATGACGACAACTGGGAGCTGAATTTGGATTTTCCCAATTGTTTGAGGGCCCACCAATGTACCGAAAGTAGGTACTTGTCGGTGGAATTATTGAGAGCGGCATCATAAACCAAATTGGCTCCAACAAGATTATCAAtttctaaaaacaatttttttccctaccggttagaaatgtaggctgtggatacctcatttgaggtaagaaaattcaactttctcgctaaggtacagagcgcccagaaatgtggtaccaagtttttcgattggtcccgcaagatgacacttttttacagagaccttttttatacatggcaacgccgctatctaaattgagataaataaatgtcaagaattgtcaaacataaaacattcaaatttaaattttattgaaaatgttcaaattgaccaCCATTATGCTCAATGAATAACTGAACCCTTTGAGCaacatctcgacaaattttagtgcacaaaacgggggtaaaaattgttcggaaaacctcctttacatattcttttgaaaaaattcaaaaattgaatgttgcaagattgaacaaatttggcttttcgaaagtgccatcttgtgacactttgtgtaaaagttgctaccacatttctgggtgCACTGTACTATTGGgcacaaaatactttggtcgtcatttttctgtcacttcaaaacaaattaatgtaaactaagcattaacgtcaagtcaatagtgatgacaatttcaaattattgacttttctcttgtcaaaaatatggcaccttccaccattcaaaaatttagaatcatctcccttgtttctgggggattgtccatgggccaaattgccttgtggaaaccttttcaatttttcctcctaggaatatctccttcagttgtccatttttcggtatttaacattttgcaatgatgagtttgacagtgacagtggttgacagtagtaaaaaataaggttaaccgtcctaatgcttgctttacaactttatgtcagtcaactgactttgacgaccaaagtaatttgtccccaatagtaagaaagttaataatgaaatgtttatgataaaactgtaccaaaatacaaatgtaaaaagtgtcaaaagtgaaataagttattgataaatgaaagccaattcaataaagcaagttggtagatcaatcatataatctggaaaataaacagataagctaggtaggtagattacttatcaaattttcggacaaacgtcaaatcttcaaatgcgatgacaagttaattaaacaaataacccagcctactattcaattctcaaaattttcgttttaatcaggaatataaccatcttttttgacttttttcaacgaagttgtgccggtagggaaaaaaatagtattcaaaccttgttaagaacgGTGTTGGTAATTTCGCCACCAAGCATCATTACGAGATTAAGATACAGGTAAATTCGCCACCACCGTTTAATGGCATGCTAAGCCTACCGGTAATTTCGCCACTGTACTTCCCGGAATTAATCTACATTCTACACCTACCTGCCCATAAGGACGGCGCCGGCGGACGGCCgacataaatatttctgtatCTGAGAGTTTGAGACAGGAAAACAAGTAAATGCATGTATAGTGCTTGTATATTCCTAAGGAATTTTGACTTAAgccctaaataaaccgaacaaagaccctacttatTGTCATATGTATtgtgcctgtcaatcactagacgGTCTcggacaaatattttgaatactttcccaggtaatttttttctccgagaccgcctagtgattgacaggtacaatatcacaataaatttctttaagtagggtctttgttcggtttatttatgacttaagccaaaattccttacgaagataaaaatactataccgggtgtcccagaactgccgcatgatattttaataacgTATTCCGGAGTGAAAATTAAGACTAAATTTGAAAGAATCAATGTCGAGGGCCGTAGGGTATTTAAATGGTAAACTATTGAAATTAACCAATCGTGTGAAGCTTTTTTCAACCTGTTTTAAGGTATATTAAGTAATCCGACTAGTTGCTAGGAAACAACttaccttaggcccttggtgcaaagaagccatcgatttcattaatgtcatcggaaaccgacttatcgcggaatcaggcgattcaaaatcaaagaaattccttttcgagaggatttcccttgccattcaacgtggaaacgctgcaagcattcggggcacttttccagattccgcaatattatcggaaatttttgtattataaaacaaaaatgtttatgtaattatgttattaatataagctctcacttacatttacatttttcaaaattcttacAAATTTAGCTGGTCCACTGTACTTGACAGAAATGAAGTGTCAATgtgacattatttttatattagcTGCGTTGAAGCATGTCACCCTAAGATGTTGAGTTGACAAACGTTAATACACTCCTTAAAACTAGGGAAAAATATTGAGGTTCATGTTTGATTGGAATAATACCTTAACAAAAACTGGTTTTTAAGCAGGGTAAAACAGAAAAGcaatattgttttgttttttttaaattaaaaaaaatttaataaacaatcaaaaacCATAACAGTTAACAATTCGTAGATACTCTTATAATAATTGCTCAAAATGACCTCCACCAATTTGAATACAAAGGCGTGCTCGTCTTAGTAAGCTTGCTTGGGCGCCTTGAATCATTTGACGTGTAATTGTTGCCAAAGCTTCATGCAATCTATCATCcagttgttctaaagagttcaCCGGTTCACGATAAACATAGTTTTTCATGTGACCCCATAAAATATTGTCTAAAGGTGTGAGGTCAGGCGACCTAGCCGGCCAATTTATTGGCCCCCCACGTCCTATCCAAGAATAAGGATATCTTCTATCAAGGACTTGTTGCGCTTGCCTTGTATAATGCACTGGAGCACCATCATGTTGTAACCAGGGATGTGCCAAGAATTGCAATGGCACATCGTCTAGAAGATCAGGTAATTCATCATTAAGAAAATTGGCATAGACTTTGTGggaccaaaagttggccagtgacagctccgggctctcagggggtttttcggggcagagggcgtgggttcggaaAATAGAAAagtgggcgccaggcagctattgcTTTGAGCTGTTTGTtaagcttgtccagctgccgggacaagtgctcagtgCTCCCTTACACTTCGGAGACAGACAAATAACAAGAAAACTTAGTCCctttgaattaaataattgatttattcAACTTGAGGGTTCACAATCCAGGAAATGAGATTCGCTTATTTAGATGGGTTCTGGTCCGAGGAATTGGCCAACGTTACTATacgtaattttgttaattgaaaatttcggACCAGTTCACATTAATGATCTTACTCAACTGTCTTACTCTGGTCTTATTAAGAAAGCTTTCCCTTACAGGTGACCTTGTAACTTATTGTTgtgaataaacttaaaattaatacaactccGATGTAAAAAAGGAGAATCTGTTACATATGTGAAACAAAATGAAACGCAGTCTTCCGCTTTTGTAAGTTTACAACGTTAACTTAGctttaatttcttttgtaaAGAATGTCGGGCGGTGACCCTGacattgtaattttataaaagagtcaataaaaaaactgCGGTCGGAAAAGTTCCGAAAATTCGGCTTGGCTATTTGAACATTGCAAACTTTCCGAAAGTAGAAGATCTGCTATAAGTGAatgaaatgtgaaatttgtGAAATCTGAAATGTTGAactatgaaattttattttaatttgagaCGGTTCTAAACGTTGAGTAGCTGGAAATTTGAGGCGCATATGTTTCCGCAATAAAATTGTGGCGACTTATCTTATGCCGTTTTGCGTCCTTTCGACTTGCGGTGTGACCTTGACGATATTCCCTTGTCCTTGGCGAAACGGTACTCGACGAAACGATGCGTGGTCCGACGACCTTAATGAACGGCTGGCGGTCTGGCGATGACCACTCTACAGGACgatgtccccaaaaaaaacgATCGCCTCAGCGAACGATAActggtccggctgaccctaaagaacaacccctaacgaattgtcgttagtgttgcgaaactcggaagattcggtaattacctttccgcTGAAAGGGGTTGCTTCACGATAATTCGAAGGAGGACTTTCCGGTTCTCTTTCGCGGTACGGTACGGTAATCGGGCTCGAACTACCCCTAATAGACGAAAATTAGTGAAGTGAATTCGCTAatgaacgataattacctcttTCTCGCTAGATGACGAGGGGTTTCTCGACCACGGCAAAACGGTAACGGTAGCGGTAAATCTTCGGGCTCCTCGACGGCCCCGAAGGCTGGCAGCGCCGGACGATAAGCGCCATGGCGTTCGGCAATCCACCCACAGGGATGATTGCGGATCCCGAACGCCACGCACGTGATTCGCAGCTCGCGACTTGCGGCACCTGCCGCCCGCTCGGCGGTCGCCGACCGAGTCCCCTGATTTCCGCTCGCGATGGGTTTTTTTGGCTACCCCCGAATCTAGGCTAGCAACACGAAAGATCTGGACCTTATTCAGTTGAGCGATAAGGCGTCCCGGTAATTGCACGGACCGCGCATCTTGATGACTACTTCCGGCGATACTACACTTGCGCGCTAAATGACAGATGGTCGAAcatggcgccggtttgtttacgttgGACGTTCACCGATCGGAAAATCCAGATGTTGAAGCGGTAATGTGTCGGTGAGTCCGCGCGTAACACACGAAAGATGTCGACGGCTATTTCCCGCAGGATCTCAAAAGGTTGAACACTACAAGGATGAAGGAAGAAGGTTGGggaaaagaagagaagaagataactttccggcaagtcacgggaacaaaagggaatcggaactaactttgccgtacggttacccgagctgagaagaagaagaagagggattgaaggaaaaggaaaggagaaagaagaaaaaagcgaaCGATAAATAGATAGGCCGCAGCTGGAcagcctagaggcgtgaggccacctcagcctaaAATTTAGGGGCTAACATGCGTGATTCCAGCCGCCCCAAAACTGGCTGGTCTACATTGAAAAAACTCTCAAAAGTGAAAccgcaaaaaaacaaacgaaaaccgaaagtgaaactgaaaGGAAACTGAAAGTGAaacgataaacaaaaaatgaacccTGACCCGATAAACTGAAAATGAATTGGATTGACGGCACAAACAAActgaattatttcgaaatgagcgtcccgaaaaaggttacggcagggtgggcgcgtcgcgacgtCATGTGCCGTGCGTTGCGTTGCTTGTTCCTGATCTTCGAACAGCGATCTTATTGTCCCGCGAGCAAAAGTAGGACCTCTTGGCCTCCTACCCCGGCCAAAACGAATAGTGGCAAATTGACCTGCTACAACTTCACCATTTAATCTTGAAGGAAATTCAAACGGACCAACCTGAAACTCTACAGTCGATATTTTATCTGATAATCGTTTGTGTATCAACACTTACCAATGAATCTCCTAAAATCCTAGCCCACAGATTGATGCTAAACCGATGTTGAAATGCATTAACATGAATTCCATGTGGATTTTCGTCTGCCCATACATGATAATTATGAATGTTAAATGTTCCGTTTCTTGAGAAAAAACATTCATCCGTacataaaatactttttaCAAAGTTGGGATTTGCTTTATGTTGTTGCAGTAACCATTCACAGAACTGCACTCTGAGAGGAAGATCTTCAGGCAAGAGATTCTGTACACGCGTATAATGATAAGCGTGTTGTCGATTGTCCTTTAGAATCCGCTGTGTTGtgctttttgaaatgtcaaacataCTAGCGACGCTTCTAATACTTAACGTTCCGTCTTCCTCAAAAGCCTGAAGAACAGCCTCATCATTTTGTGGAGTGCGAGCCTCTCGTGTAACACCACCAACTCCTTTAGTTTGAGGTACTAAATTCCCCGTATTCCTAGCGCGATTCACCAAACgcaaaaatacatttgcaGGAAAACGTGCAGCGTAAGCTTCTACGGCTGCGTAAGCACTTTCACCACATGCTCCATAAACTATGAGCATATCATAGTACTCTGCagcgataaacattttcaaaactgttCACTTTtcgattttaagaaaaaatattactgtcaaaatgacgttaagaaatgtcacaatgtatttattattcgaTTACAGCGGACCAAATAATTCAatagtatataacggtattaggccgatatgggttatataacagaCATGGTTGaggtattgtaaaatcgaggcggagccgagattttataatcaaccgagtctgttatatccatatcggccgtatgttgttttatagttttctttataccaataatatttaacatttaacgatgatttatttgtaagactgacatttctctttacttcaaaaattaaatttagttgtcatctatgccgtaaccgtagcaacggtagcaaaaataacggcctagtctgttataggtatcatatcaatcaagcattgagtactgacaaatcctaataacagtatggtataaagaaaagaaTTTTATCGTATTATGaaaatccatggaaatgaaacAAAGTAATGATCTTACCTAATAAAGCAATTAACAAAGGTCTTATGATTGGTCAGCGAAAATCGCTTACGCTATAGATACTATAGGACCCTcgacattttttctttcaattttagtCTAGATTTTCACTCCAGAATACGCTATTAAAATATCAtgcggcagttctgggacacccggtatatggaaaaacaatttattatttaagattacaatggcaagattaattctttattattttgtcgttttatcatattatttataattttttctctgACATGCTTATTATGGATTTTTGCTACCAAATGTAGACTTTGTATTTTCACATAAGTGTCTATTTGAaattctttcagtttttctagaAACACAAATAAAGTTGGGTCAGGTGTCAGGTAGTTACTTCAATCCACCCTTATTGGGTATGACcctcaataaaaatgtattgaaaaatattggtggcGAAATTACCGATGGGATTTTACTCAACGGGGATGCGCAAAAGATTAAGGTAATTACTGGTGGCGAGATTACCTGTCCCCgttaagaaagtgcccttgcagATCTTGGGCACCTACaaaccgagccgtaggcgaggtttataatctttgcctgcggtctgcaagaccgcactttcttaccttggtttgaaatatactataaCTATCGGAAAGGAAAGGAAAGAATACATCTTTCTGAGTTCCTTCGAAAGTAAAGTTTCTTGTAAATGCTGGCTGGGTGTTGATCTTTTGTAGGCGTCGGTTGGCGTTCTCTCGATGGTGTGGTGTCGGCAGAAACGGTTGACCAATGGGGGCTGTGAGGGAGGGCAGATGATGCAACTTATCATAACATAACTTAACATTTACGAGTACCTTCCACAATGAATAGATTCCAGTAAGTAGCCAATACAACGTTTTCGGACaccgttttcacattcttcttatTACACCAGTCTCTAAACATCTAAAATCACTGTAACGattttgtatatcaaggatgcgaaactttgacgaaccgagagaaaaattgtcgccaagGCCGCTTTTCGGCCGAGGCACGACAATCTCGAgatcgtcaaaggatttcgtagccaaggtgtacacaacattttgtgtgcaacccgaaaatttgtaattataaaatgaacaagtaaaatttccttcactgtcaataaaaataaagtcggcctacatgtcgccatgtcgctatggaaacgacataaataaaacaattcactttgagaaaaattgcaaaaatgtccgaagaaaattactgtttcagtttcgtgtactcatccagagttaaaaaaatattataaattgtgcagtgtcgcatttgaaacctgaaaaatcgaaacggcaatatgaaaaatgttacagtgactttgagatTGATGTAataagaagaatgtgaaaaccgtgtcggataatgttgtactggcttacctatttatttgaatttatttattgtggaaggtaaatgttaagttctgttatgctaggttgtatcatctgctcctttttaggttattttaatcgtggaaatatcaggAGCCGTGCAAAGACACAAACTAAAATATCCGTTGATGACATTCAGGAAATGTTACGAGATATATCTCTTTTTGAtcggtgaaaaattaaccaaaattaACCCAATTTACATGTGTATgttttatacagagtgttttcgaagttaaggcgttccttttaacatgtgatagtatgcgttgttctaaagaattttagccaaaatcaccttactaaaatgtgtacggcaatgaagatacaataagttaatttttttgaaatttttgaaaccggtcctgctcaaatttgcgctgatttgttagaaattggaattgacaaaaaaaaatcaaatgagcatggacgttaatcaaaactactgtcagagttgtcatctaattagtcgaaatggctttattattaggaaaataatgagctcacagatatgttgcaaatgcgtgggcaatgttatcagtatcacgttatcagagtgcatctgcagcgtccagagagtattgcaaagcgatttccggaaaaacaccattctgggccaggttagtta contains these protein-coding regions:
- the LOC138122984 gene encoding uncharacterized protein; protein product: MFIAAEYYDMLIVYGACGESAYAAVEAYAARFPANVFLRLVNRARNTGNLVPQTKGVGGVTREARTPQNDEAVLQAFEEDGTLSIRSVASMFDISKSTTQRILKDNRQHAYHYTRVQNLLPEDLPLRVQFCEWLLQQHKANPNFVKSILCTDECFFSRNGTFNIHNYHVWADENPHGIHVNAFQHRFSINLWARILGDSLVGPFEFPSRLNGEVVAGQFATIRFGRGRRPRGPTFARGTIRSLFEDQEQATQRTAHDVATRPPCRNLFRDAHFEIIQFVCAVNPIHFQFIGSGFIFCLSFHFQFPFSFTFGFRLFFCGFTFESFFNVDQPVLGRLESRMLAPKF